One Ignavibacterium sp. DNA segment encodes these proteins:
- a CDS encoding DUF5698 domain-containing protein: MLESVFGALLIMLMRICDVSIGTMRTILVVQGRKYLAGLAGTIEVLIWVFAIRYIFQNLDQVLNLFGYSIGFGLGNILGITLEQKIGLGFAQLNIISKIASEKIADILRKEKYGVTQLPATGVSGDVSLLVVIVQRKNQKKVISLIESIDPKAFITVQHSLPYRGFIHGVRK; encoded by the coding sequence ATGTTAGAATCAGTTTTCGGTGCGCTTTTAATAATGCTGATGCGTATTTGTGATGTCTCAATCGGTACAATGCGTACAATACTTGTTGTTCAGGGGCGTAAATATCTTGCAGGACTTGCCGGTACAATAGAAGTATTAATATGGGTTTTTGCAATCAGATATATATTTCAAAATCTTGATCAGGTCTTAAATCTCTTTGGTTATTCTATTGGATTTGGACTTGGAAATATTCTTGGAATTACTCTTGAACAAAAAATTGGATTAGGATTTGCCCAGCTTAATATCATTTCCAAAATCGCATCTGAAAAAATTGCAGATATTCTGCGAAAAGAAAAATACGGTGTTACTCAGCTTCCTGCTACAGGTGTATCCGGTGATGTATCTTTATTAGTTGTAATTGTTCAGAGAAAAAATCAGAAAAAAGTAATCTCGCTGATAGAATCAATAGATCCCAAAGCATTTATTACTGTTCAACATTCTTTACCCTATAGGGGATTTATTCATGGAGTAAGAAAATAA
- a CDS encoding glycerol-3-phosphate acyltransferase: protein MDYFISSLLGYLFGSIPTAYIVLKKAKGIDVTKSGTGNVGAMNSYEVSGSKMLGILVFVVDFLKGVIPVLIILQLFGYKFSFAGLTLVFSIFAHCFNPWLNFKGGRGLATAAGGSLVLAPLLLIIWIIIWLVFYLIKKDILIANIFATILTLVTVMIGNNFYIEYSIITDKNVNELVMLSSVTLILVFIKHIGPLNEIIKKNNKNSND from the coding sequence TTGGATTACTTTATCAGCAGTCTATTAGGCTATTTATTCGGGTCAATTCCTACAGCATATATTGTTCTAAAGAAAGCAAAAGGTATTGATGTAACAAAAAGCGGAACCGGCAATGTTGGTGCAATGAATTCCTATGAGGTATCAGGCTCAAAAATGCTGGGTATTTTAGTTTTTGTTGTTGATTTTCTGAAAGGAGTTATTCCTGTTTTAATTATTTTACAATTATTTGGTTACAAGTTTTCTTTTGCTGGTTTAACACTTGTATTCTCCATATTTGCACATTGTTTTAATCCATGGCTTAACTTTAAAGGTGGTCGCGGTTTGGCAACAGCTGCTGGCGGCAGCCTTGTGCTGGCACCTTTACTATTAATAATATGGATAATTATCTGGTTAGTTTTTTATTTAATTAAAAAAGATATTTTGATAGCAAATATTTTTGCAACTATATTAACATTAGTAACTGTAATGATCGGTAATAATTTTTATATAGAATACTCAATAATTACTGATAAAAATGTAAATGAATTAGTAATGTTATCTTCAGTTACATTAATTTTAGTTTTCATCAAACATATCGGTCCATTAAACGAAATAATTAAAAAAAATAATAAGAATTCAAATGATTAG
- a CDS encoding protein-L-isoaspartate(D-aspartate) O-methyltransferase, translated as MFKVQREELVDELTKKGISDLAVIKAIGSVEREKFIPKTMRHFAYKDVALPIGYEQTISQPYTVAFMTQLLKIKKPGLKVLEIGTGSGYQAAILDEMGCDVYSIERNMDLHHRAAKLFDKLGIRVHAKYGDGTIGWTEFAPFDGIIVTAGSPTVPQKLKDQLSIGGRMVIPVGDRVSQKLYLLIKKSDTEFDSEVIPEFAFVPLIGREGWKV; from the coding sequence ATGTTTAAAGTTCAACGTGAAGAATTAGTAGATGAATTGACAAAAAAAGGAATTTCTGATTTAGCAGTAATTAAAGCAATTGGAAGTGTTGAAAGAGAAAAGTTCATCCCAAAGACTATGCGTCATTTTGCATATAAAGATGTAGCATTGCCGATTGGATATGAACAAACAATATCTCAACCATATACTGTAGCTTTTATGACTCAATTATTGAAAATTAAAAAACCTGGTTTAAAAGTTCTGGAAATTGGAACTGGTTCAGGCTATCAGGCTGCAATTTTGGATGAAATGGGATGTGATGTTTATAGTATTGAAAGGAATATGGATTTACATCATCGGGCTGCGAAACTTTTTGATAAACTGGGAATAAGAGTTCATGCAAAATATGGTGATGGAACGATTGGCTGGACAGAGTTTGCACCTTTTGATGGAATAATTGTTACTGCCGGCTCACCAACCGTACCGCAAAAATTAAAAGATCAGTTAAGTATTGGAGGCAGGATGGTTATTCCTGTTGGTGATCGTGTTTCACAAAAACTATATCTTTTGATAAAAAAATCTGATACCGAATTTGATTCTGAAGTAATTCCTGAATTTGCTTTTGTTCCTTTGATTGGACGAGAAGGTTGGAAAGTGTAA
- a CDS encoding Ig-like domain-containing protein, translating to MLKTLLLIIIIFATGFFCEVYPQSVADTSKVLLRFSEPMSRDGIFDISNYTIFRDDNTPVRIFKIGVVPGDSAVVLFTEKHIPNCKYKVIISNLRDKSGNLISEDHNIASY from the coding sequence ATGCTTAAAACACTTTTATTAATTATCATCATTTTTGCAACCGGATTCTTTTGCGAGGTTTATCCCCAGTCTGTTGCTGATACTTCAAAAGTTTTGCTTAGGTTCAGTGAGCCGATGTCCAGAGATGGTATTTTTGATATTTCCAATTACACTATTTTTAGAGATGATAATACTCCCGTTAGAATTTTCAAAATTGGAGTTGTACCCGGTGATTCAGCGGTTGTTTTATTTACAGAAAAACATATTCCAAACTGTAAATACAAAGTCATTATTAGTAACCTAAGAGATAAATCCGGTAATCTTATAAGTGAAGATCATAATATAGCTTCCTATTGA
- a CDS encoding T9SS type A sorting domain-containing protein, producing MKKLNTFFLLLCFSAFSFAQNFSVLQNTKPGGSPNVSETLVTINYDGNNSNAIGDGGTTFIGGARFTTAILGPLSSGELQFVQFYYAQAATGLTIKIYDTGTSSAPGALLLDQPLNLSSLTMPGWNEIELSTYIPITGNDLWICLEVADSTGANYPFGCDAGPGNPDGDWVNDTGVWEHLSGFGLNYNWNIRGVVEDSPVSSSILFADNFDSYTAGTGLAAQNPSFWTTWDGGAGQDPLVSNAYSNSSPNSVVIIQDNDLVKTFGSTPYSTGKYKISFYAYIPAGKSGYFNTLALFDGNNTKWSMECYFDLGGNGRMFGGSSTAVTFTWPIATWFPVEVNVDLDADLGIITINGNSVLSWQWSLGANGTVTPKTLHASDFFGDNANCQMFIDDYAVEDLNVVPVELSAFTANVNKNTVTLNWTTESELNNNGFEIQRKFADDQFITIGIVQGAGTTTKRTHYSYTDVDLVDGNYSYRLKQVDFSGAFEYSDEIFVEVNAPTIFGVAQNYPNPFNPTTNIKYSITEPSLVKLAVYNMLGEEVSVLKNEYMTSGTFNATFDAASLPSGIYICKLETSYAVSAIKMMLMK from the coding sequence ATGAAAAAGTTAAATACCTTTTTCCTCTTATTATGCTTTTCTGCTTTTTCTTTTGCACAAAATTTTTCAGTTCTTCAGAACACAAAGCCGGGCGGATCTCCAAATGTATCTGAAACGCTTGTAACAATTAATTATGATGGCAATAATTCAAATGCAATTGGCGATGGAGGAACGACTTTTATTGGCGGCGCAAGATTCACTACCGCAATCTTAGGTCCTTTAAGTAGTGGTGAACTGCAATTTGTTCAATTTTATTATGCTCAAGCTGCTACAGGTTTAACAATAAAAATTTATGATACCGGTACATCATCCGCTCCTGGTGCACTTTTATTGGATCAGCCTTTGAATTTATCATCTTTAACCATGCCAGGATGGAACGAAATTGAATTAAGCACTTATATTCCAATTACAGGTAATGATTTATGGATATGTTTAGAAGTTGCTGATTCAACTGGAGCAAATTATCCTTTTGGATGCGATGCAGGACCGGGAAACCCGGATGGTGATTGGGTAAATGATACTGGAGTATGGGAACATCTATCAGGTTTTGGCTTAAATTATAATTGGAATATTCGTGGAGTTGTTGAGGATTCTCCGGTTTCTTCTTCAATTCTGTTTGCCGATAATTTTGATTCCTACACTGCCGGAACAGGATTAGCTGCTCAGAACCCTTCATTCTGGACAACCTGGGATGGTGGTGCCGGTCAAGACCCGTTAGTTTCCAATGCTTATTCAAACAGTTCTCCAAATTCTGTAGTTATAATTCAGGATAATGATTTGGTAAAAACTTTTGGATCTACACCATATTCAACAGGAAAATATAAAATCAGCTTTTACGCATATATTCCTGCAGGTAAATCAGGATATTTCAATACACTTGCTCTTTTTGATGGTAATAATACTAAATGGTCAATGGAATGCTATTTTGATCTTGGTGGAAATGGCAGAATGTTTGGCGGATCTTCTACAGCAGTTACTTTTACCTGGCCTATAGCAACCTGGTTTCCTGTAGAGGTTAATGTTGACCTGGATGCTGATCTTGGTATAATAACAATTAATGGAAATTCAGTTCTTAGTTGGCAATGGTCTCTTGGTGCAAATGGTACAGTAACGCCAAAAACTTTACACGCAAGTGATTTCTTTGGTGATAATGCTAATTGCCAAATGTTTATCGACGATTATGCAGTAGAAGATCTCAATGTTGTTCCGGTCGAACTTTCAGCTTTTACAGCTAATGTTAACAAAAACACAGTAACACTAAACTGGACTACTGAATCTGAATTAAATAATAATGGATTTGAAATTCAGAGAAAATTTGCTGATGATCAGTTTATTACAATTGGAATAGTTCAAGGTGCAGGCACAACTACCAAAAGAACTCACTATTCATATACAGATGTAGATTTAGTTGACGGAAATTATTCATACAGACTAAAACAGGTTGATTTTAGCGGAGCTTTTGAATACAGTGATGAAATATTTGTTGAAGTTAATGCCCCGACTATATTTGGAGTTGCACAAAATTATCCAAATCCCTTCAACCCAACAACAAATATTAAATACTCTATTACAGAACCATCATTAGTTAAATTGGCAGTTTATAATATGTTAGGTGAAGAAGTTTCAGTACTAAAGAATGAGTATATGACTTCGGGAACATTTAACGCAACTTTTGATGCTGCATCATTACCAAGTGGAATTTATATCTGCAAGCTGGAAACATCATATGCTGTTAGTGCGATTAAAATGATGTTGATGAAGTAA
- a CDS encoding trypsin-like peptidase domain-containing protein yields MISKKVFISSVISLIIGVSGAFIYLNSKINNDFVNIQKKGNLTLTNLELARKFNDDITNSRKNIITETVQKVSPAIVGINVIEIRKVRDPFSSFFDDPFFRQFFGNRGNYNQKVQGLGSGYIISPDGYIVTNDHVAGNAAEITITMTDGSHHKAEIIGSDPTSDICLLKIDGKDLPYVELGSSNDLIIGEWVIALGNPFGLFELNDKPTVTLGVISAIGMNLEPINDRYYLNMIQTDAAINGGNSGGALVNSIGQVIGMNTLIYTAGGNQGNIGLGFAIPIDKVKRIVTELKTSGKIDRDFQIGMSIQSIDAGIANYYDLKNTKGVIITKVIANTPADRAGLKTGDIIVEIEGYKINNEQTIFGVFQEFRAGQEISVKIIRDNSELTKKMKLDKK; encoded by the coding sequence ATGATTAGTAAAAAAGTCTTCATATCATCAGTCATTTCACTGATAATAGGTGTATCAGGTGCATTCATCTATCTAAATTCAAAAATAAATAACGATTTTGTTAACATTCAGAAAAAAGGAAATCTTACTCTAACAAATTTAGAGTTAGCAAGAAAATTTAACGATGATATAACTAATTCAAGAAAAAATATTATTACTGAAACTGTTCAGAAAGTTAGTCCCGCAATAGTTGGTATCAATGTTATTGAGATTAGGAAGGTAAGGGATCCCTTCAGCTCTTTTTTTGATGACCCATTTTTCAGACAATTTTTTGGAAACAGAGGTAATTATAATCAAAAGGTACAGGGACTTGGCTCAGGATATATTATCTCACCTGATGGTTACATTGTTACAAATGATCACGTAGCAGGTAATGCTGCTGAAATTACAATTACAATGACTGACGGCTCACATCATAAAGCAGAGATTATAGGCAGCGATCCAACTTCAGATATTTGTCTGCTAAAAATTGATGGAAAAGATTTACCTTATGTCGAATTGGGTTCATCAAACGATTTAATAATCGGTGAATGGGTTATTGCATTAGGTAATCCTTTCGGTTTGTTTGAACTAAACGATAAACCTACAGTAACACTTGGAGTTATCTCCGCAATTGGGATGAACCTTGAGCCGATAAATGACAGATATTATTTAAATATGATTCAAACAGATGCTGCAATAAACGGAGGTAACAGCGGCGGTGCATTAGTAAATTCAATTGGTCAGGTAATTGGAATGAATACTTTAATTTATACTGCCGGCGGCAATCAAGGTAATATTGGACTTGGATTCGCAATCCCAATAGATAAAGTTAAACGAATTGTTACTGAACTTAAAACCAGCGGTAAGATTGATAGGGATTTTCAGATAGGTATGAGCATTCAATCTATCGATGCAGGCATAGCTAATTATTATGATCTTAAAAACACTAAAGGAGTAATAATTACAAAAGTTATCGCTAATACCCCTGCTGATAGAGCAGGATTGAAAACAGGCGATATTATTGTAGAAATTGAAGGTTACAAGATTAATAATGAGCAGACAATTTTTGGAGTGTTTCAGGAATTCAGAGCCGGACAGGAAATTTCTGTTAAGATAATCAGAGATAACTCGGAGTTAACAAAAAAAATGAAACTGGATAAAAAATAA